In one Desulfoferula mesophila genomic region, the following are encoded:
- the yedF gene encoding sulfurtransferase-like selenium metabolism protein YedF, whose amino-acid sequence MLDCKGLACPQPVMRAKELLEKEAPDSLEVLVDNQAAGQNVQRFLQSQGYEAEVTAQGADFLITGRRDPGREVQAPPPDVYTCSTEDARILVFVRTDTLGRGDDKLGAGLMKNFLLTLKEMGPSLWRILFLNGGVKLCCEGSESLPALQELAGSGVSILVCGTCLDFYGLLEQKKVGETTNMLDIVTSLQVAGKVITV is encoded by the coding sequence ATGCTCGATTGCAAAGGATTGGCTTGTCCGCAGCCGGTGATGCGGGCCAAGGAGCTTTTGGAAAAAGAGGCTCCGGACAGCCTGGAGGTGCTGGTGGACAACCAGGCCGCCGGACAGAACGTGCAGCGTTTCCTGCAGTCCCAGGGCTATGAAGCCGAGGTGACGGCCCAGGGCGCCGACTTCCTTATCACCGGACGCCGCGACCCCGGCCGCGAGGTCCAGGCCCCGCCGCCCGATGTGTACACCTGCTCCACCGAGGACGCGCGCATCCTGGTGTTCGTGCGCACCGACACCCTGGGGCGCGGCGATGACAAGCTTGGCGCGGGCCTGATGAAGAACTTCCTGCTCACCCTCAAGGAGATGGGCCCCTCCCTGTGGCGCATCCTCTTTTTGAACGGCGGCGTGAAGCTGTGCTGCGAAGGCTCCGAGAGCCTGCCCGCCCTGCAGGAGTTGGCGGGCAGCGGGGTCAGCATCCTGGTCTGCGGCACCTGCCTGGACTTCTACGGGCTGCTGGAGCAAAAGAAGGTGGGCGAGACCACCAACATGCTCGACATCGTCACCTCCCTGCAGGTGGCCGGCAAGGTAATCACGGTCTAG
- a CDS encoding methyltransferase — translation MSPKQWKPQDVSGLAHAFWASAALHAAVRTGLAARLATQGPATPEEAAAALGLDLRATRMLMIALHALELAVKRGEAYALAPGLETLLDPGAPRSMNNMVLHMADLMPVWSHLAESIRTGKPVERPAPDQAEAAPPGRAHFYRAMRDIARQQATGLAARLGLAAGQSLLDLAGGPGVYALTFADETPGLASTVFDLPGAEPFFREEAARHPRGGEVRFIAGDYEENDVGGPYDVVWLSQVLHGEGPGECAKLVAKAASALKPGGALWVQEFVVDTETPAHAWPALFSLNMLVNTEEGQGYTAADICGFMTQAGLTGCSYEGPTREGSPASLVRGFKP, via the coding sequence ATGAGCCCCAAGCAGTGGAAGCCCCAAGACGTATCCGGCCTGGCCCACGCCTTTTGGGCCTCGGCCGCGCTGCACGCGGCGGTGCGCACCGGGCTGGCCGCCCGTTTGGCCACCCAGGGCCCCGCCACTCCCGAGGAGGCCGCCGCCGCCCTGGGCCTGGATCTTCGGGCCACCCGCATGCTCATGATCGCCCTGCACGCCCTGGAACTGGCCGTGAAGCGGGGCGAGGCCTACGCCCTGGCACCCGGCCTGGAAACCCTGCTCGACCCGGGCGCCCCCCGCAGCATGAACAACATGGTCTTGCACATGGCCGACCTCATGCCGGTGTGGTCCCATTTGGCCGAGAGCATCCGCACCGGCAAACCGGTGGAGCGCCCCGCGCCCGACCAGGCCGAGGCGGCCCCCCCCGGCCGGGCCCACTTCTACCGGGCCATGCGCGACATCGCCCGCCAGCAGGCCACGGGCCTGGCCGCCCGCCTGGGGCTGGCCGCCGGGCAGAGCCTGTTGGACCTGGCCGGCGGCCCCGGCGTCTACGCGCTCACCTTTGCCGATGAAACCCCCGGCCTGGCCTCCACGGTCTTCGACCTGCCGGGCGCCGAGCCCTTTTTCCGGGAAGAGGCGGCCCGCCACCCCCGGGGCGGCGAGGTGCGCTTCATCGCCGGGGACTACGAGGAGAACGACGTGGGCGGCCCCTACGACGTGGTGTGGTTGAGCCAGGTGCTGCACGGCGAAGGCCCCGGCGAGTGCGCCAAGCTGGTGGCCAAGGCGGCCTCGGCCCTGAAGCCCGGCGGCGCGCTGTGGGTGCAGGAGTTCGTGGTGGACACCGAGACGCCCGCCCACGCCTGGCCCGCCCTGTTCTCCTTGAACATGCTGGTGAACACCGAGGAGGGCCAGGGCTACACCGCGGCCGACATCTGCGGCTTCATGACCCAGGCCGGGCTCACCGGCTGCTCCTACGAGGGCCCCACCCGCGAGGGCTCGCCCGCCTCGCTGGTCAGAGGGTTCAAGCCCTAA
- a CDS encoding DUF401 family protein: MNEILNPLLWPSLVKVLIIFVLVVTTSRFKINLGYCIAGGGLLLGLWMGHGPMTVASEAVQAMVSPVSLRLALAVAFMLVLSHLMKEGGQLERIVGSFSRLVHSPKATAAVMPAIIGLLPMPGGALFSAPMVEASCQASPDGEANGSLLAAVNYWFRHHGEYWWPMYPGFILVVSLLGVDTLAFMLVMLPLAAVHLGGGVWFLLRRLPDPPAEENPGVGSVREFIIECAPILVMIAVVVVVTGLGALWGEGGPPWPEGTALIVGLAGALIAAAIANRIGPLQVLATFGRRDVLMMMVLIAGIMIFQGLMKSSGAVGAIQQEMKAYGIPTLAMICLLPFVSGVVTGIAVGYVGASMPLVVPLLAGMGLGDLAYLAHGGLAFVCGFFGMMLSPLHLCFLLSRDYFKCTLTSCYPYLYGPLALNTVGLVIWYLILS; encoded by the coding sequence GTGAACGAAATTCTCAACCCCTTGCTTTGGCCATCCCTGGTCAAAGTGCTGATTATTTTTGTCTTGGTGGTCACTACCAGCCGTTTCAAGATCAACTTGGGCTATTGCATTGCCGGCGGAGGTCTGCTGCTGGGCCTGTGGATGGGCCACGGCCCCATGACTGTGGCCTCCGAAGCGGTGCAGGCCATGGTCTCGCCGGTGAGCCTGCGCCTGGCCCTGGCCGTGGCCTTCATGCTGGTGCTCAGCCACCTGATGAAAGAGGGCGGCCAACTGGAGCGCATCGTGGGCTCCTTCAGCCGCCTGGTGCACTCGCCCAAGGCCACGGCGGCGGTTATGCCGGCCATCATCGGCCTGTTGCCCATGCCCGGCGGAGCCCTGTTCTCCGCCCCCATGGTGGAGGCCTCCTGCCAGGCCAGCCCGGACGGGGAGGCCAATGGCTCGCTGCTGGCCGCGGTGAACTATTGGTTCCGCCACCACGGTGAGTACTGGTGGCCCATGTATCCCGGCTTCATCCTGGTGGTCTCGCTGCTGGGAGTGGACACCCTGGCCTTCATGCTGGTGATGCTGCCCTTGGCCGCGGTGCATTTGGGCGGCGGAGTGTGGTTCCTGCTGCGCCGCCTGCCCGACCCGCCCGCCGAGGAAAATCCCGGCGTGGGCTCGGTGCGCGAGTTTATCATCGAGTGCGCTCCCATCTTGGTGATGATCGCGGTGGTGGTGGTGGTCACCGGCCTGGGAGCCCTGTGGGGAGAGGGCGGCCCGCCCTGGCCCGAGGGCACCGCCCTCATCGTGGGCCTGGCCGGGGCGCTCATCGCGGCGGCCATAGCCAACCGCATCGGTCCGTTGCAAGTGCTGGCCACCTTCGGCCGCCGCGACGTGCTGATGATGATGGTGCTCATCGCCGGCATCATGATTTTCCAAGGGCTCATGAAGTCCTCGGGCGCGGTGGGGGCCATCCAGCAGGAGATGAAGGCCTACGGCATCCCCACCCTGGCCATGATCTGCCTGCTTCCCTTTGTCAGTGGGGTGGTAACCGGCATCGCGGTGGGCTATGTGGGGGCCAGCATGCCCCTGGTGGTGCCCCTGCTGGCCGGCATGGGCCTGGGCGACCTGGCGTATCTGGCCCACGGCGGCCTGGCCTTTGTCTGCGGCTTCTTCGGCATGATGCTCTCGCCGCTGCACCTGTGCTTTTTGCTTTCGCGCGACTACTTCAAATGCACCCTGACCTCTTGCTATCCTTATCTCTATGGACCCCTGGCGCTTAACACCGTGGGCCTGGTGATCTGGTATTTGATCTTGTCCTGA
- a CDS encoding TIGR04211 family SH3 domain-containing protein: MIYRIVTAIVLAVLLAAAPALAQETVYVTDQLRITVRSGPSTGNKVIAMAETGDKMAMLGSNPDGWTQVRLADGKEGWVLTRFMQKERPAKLRLAELDPANKDQANRLEQMQQENQTLKKDLADTQAKLAELQARYDKLSTDAADVMALKDRHQKLQAQFDAQSAQNTELVVENKSLKFSSNLKWFLAGAGVLIIGWLMGLALHRRKKRWNSSIY; the protein is encoded by the coding sequence ATGATTTATCGTATAGTTACAGCGATTGTTCTTGCTGTGCTGCTGGCCGCGGCCCCCGCCCTGGCCCAAGAGACCGTTTATGTGACCGACCAGCTTCGCATCACGGTGCGCTCGGGCCCCAGCACCGGCAACAAGGTCATCGCCATGGCCGAGACCGGGGACAAGATGGCCATGTTGGGCTCCAATCCCGATGGCTGGACTCAGGTGCGCCTGGCCGACGGCAAGGAGGGCTGGGTCCTGACCCGGTTCATGCAAAAGGAGAGGCCGGCCAAGCTGCGCCTGGCCGAGCTGGACCCGGCCAACAAGGATCAGGCCAACCGCCTGGAGCAGATGCAGCAGGAAAACCAGACCCTCAAGAAGGATCTGGCCGACACCCAGGCCAAGCTGGCCGAGCTGCAAGCCCGCTACGACAAGCTTTCCACCGACGCGGCCGACGTAATGGCCCTCAAGGACCGCCACCAGAAGCTGCAGGCCCAGTTCGATGCCCAGAGCGCCCAAAACACCGAGCTGGTGGTGGAAAACAAATCCCTCAAGTTTTCCAGCAACCTCAAATGGTTCCTGGCCGGGGCCGGGGTGCTGATCATCGGCTGGCTCATGGGCCTGGCCCTACACCGGCGCAAGAAGCGCTGGAACTCCTCCATATACTAG
- a CDS encoding 3-hydroxyacyl-CoA dehydrogenase family protein, which translates to MSEIKTIGVVGAGTMGNGIAQLAAQSGAQVIMRDIKDEFVERGLKSIDKFLSKGVERGKVTPEQKAEVLGRIKGTTDMADLAPVDFIIEAVIEDLALKKSVYGELDEVCRPEVILATNTSSMSVTLIAAATKRPQQVVGMHFFNPAQIMRLVEVIRGYATSDETVAVTAALAQKMGKETVEVKVDSPGFIVNRLMIPHMVEAARMLQEGVATREDIDKAIKLGLNYPMGPFELMDFTGIDICKFVADYFALELNKEMKWDVPTNMKNQVRAGHLGRKSGKGWYDYSK; encoded by the coding sequence ATGAGCGAAATCAAAACCATCGGAGTGGTGGGCGCGGGCACCATGGGCAACGGCATCGCCCAGTTGGCCGCCCAGAGCGGGGCCCAGGTGATCATGCGCGACATCAAGGACGAGTTCGTCGAGCGCGGCCTGAAGTCCATCGACAAGTTCCTGTCCAAGGGCGTGGAGCGGGGCAAGGTGACCCCCGAGCAAAAGGCCGAGGTGTTGGGCCGCATCAAGGGCACCACCGACATGGCCGACCTGGCCCCCGTGGACTTCATCATCGAGGCGGTGATCGAGGACCTGGCCCTCAAGAAAAGCGTCTACGGCGAGTTGGACGAGGTATGCCGCCCCGAGGTGATCCTGGCCACCAACACCAGCTCCATGAGCGTGACCCTCATCGCCGCGGCCACCAAGCGCCCGCAGCAGGTGGTGGGCATGCACTTCTTCAACCCCGCCCAGATCATGCGCCTGGTGGAGGTGATCCGCGGCTATGCCACCAGCGACGAGACCGTGGCCGTCACCGCCGCCCTGGCCCAGAAGATGGGCAAGGAGACGGTGGAAGTCAAGGTGGACAGCCCCGGCTTCATCGTCAACCGCCTGATGATCCCCCACATGGTGGAGGCGGCCCGCATGCTACAAGAGGGCGTGGCCACCCGCGAGGACATCGACAAGGCCATCAAGCTGGGCCTCAACTATCCCATGGGCCCTTTCGAGCTGATGGACTTCACCGGCATCGACATCTGCAAGTTCGTGGCCGACTACTTCGCCTTGGAGTTGAACAAGGAGATGAAGTGGGACGTGCCCACCAACATGAAGAACCAGGTGCGCGCCGGACACCTGGGCCGCAAGAGCGGCAAGGGCTGGTACGACTACTCCAAGTAG
- a CDS encoding SAM-dependent methyltransferase has protein sequence MLDFEGLQEINRRPAPWERYTAAQLWTDPWVSGQMLSAHLDDASEAASRPGAFIDRAVAWIGRRFELGPGKRVADFGCGPGLYAQGLAATGAAVMGVDFSPGSIAYARERARAQGLDIDYRCQNYLEFAGEEGYDLALLIYCDFCALSPVQRAKLLKVFHSLLRPDGALLLDVFSVTRFQGLGQSAGYEFCPGEGFWAREPHYVFQNTFLYEPQRLALDKYTIVAPGERREIFNWLQHFTPEDLKSELSAERFELQETLGSVAGDAYDPQSEQFAILATAA, from the coding sequence ATGCTCGATTTTGAGGGCCTGCAAGAGATCAATCGCCGCCCCGCCCCCTGGGAGCGCTACACCGCCGCCCAGCTCTGGACCGACCCCTGGGTGTCCGGCCAAATGCTGTCCGCGCATCTGGATGACGCCAGCGAGGCCGCCTCGCGCCCCGGCGCGTTCATCGACCGGGCGGTGGCCTGGATCGGCCGGCGCTTCGAGCTGGGCCCGGGCAAGCGGGTGGCCGACTTCGGCTGCGGGCCGGGGCTCTACGCCCAGGGCCTGGCCGCCACCGGCGCGGCGGTCATGGGCGTGGACTTCTCGCCTGGCTCCATCGCCTACGCCCGGGAGCGGGCCCGGGCCCAGGGCCTGGACATCGACTACCGCTGCCAAAACTACCTGGAGTTCGCGGGCGAGGAGGGCTATGACCTGGCCCTGCTCATCTACTGCGACTTCTGCGCCCTGAGCCCGGTGCAGCGGGCCAAGCTGCTCAAGGTTTTCCATAGCCTGCTCAGGCCCGACGGGGCGTTGCTGCTGGACGTGTTTTCCGTGACGCGCTTCCAGGGCCTGGGCCAATCCGCGGGCTACGAGTTTTGTCCGGGCGAGGGCTTCTGGGCCCGGGAGCCCCACTACGTCTTCCAGAACACCTTCCTGTACGAGCCACAAAGGTTGGCCCTGGACAAATACACCATCGTGGCGCCCGGCGAGCGCCGGGAGATCTTCAACTGGCTGCAGCACTTCACGCCCGAGGATCTTAAAAGCGAGCTGTCCGCCGAGCGCTTCGAGCTGCAAGAGACCCTGGGCAGCGTGGCCGGGGATGCCTATGACCCCCAGTCCGAGCAGTTCGCGATACTGGCCACCGCCGCCTAG
- a CDS encoding cysteine hydrolase family protein: MKTAVVVVDMVKDNLESSRHAGIAQRGQAIVPLVNRLTAGARAKGWPVIFATDSFLPGDYLFRGRMKDHSLRGTEGAEVSGLLTREPQDTWLPKRRMSAFFKTDLDQTLRLWGVERVAACGLMTPYCVLTTALDAVCHDFYAVMVEDATTATSDQAHAECLDLYRKSPLRPLLTVQTVDELLSE, from the coding sequence ATGAAAACCGCGGTGGTGGTGGTGGACATGGTCAAGGACAACCTGGAGAGCAGCCGGCACGCCGGCATCGCCCAGCGGGGCCAGGCCATCGTGCCTCTGGTAAACCGCCTCACCGCCGGGGCCCGGGCCAAGGGCTGGCCGGTGATCTTCGCCACCGACAGCTTCCTACCGGGAGACTACCTTTTTCGCGGGCGCATGAAGGACCACAGCCTGCGGGGCACCGAGGGGGCCGAGGTCAGCGGCCTGCTGACCCGCGAACCCCAGGACACCTGGCTGCCCAAGCGGCGCATGAGCGCTTTTTTCAAGACCGACCTGGACCAGACCCTGCGGCTGTGGGGGGTGGAGCGGGTGGCCGCCTGCGGCCTGATGACCCCCTACTGCGTGCTCACCACCGCTTTGGACGCGGTGTGCCACGATTTCTACGCGGTGATGGTGGAGGACGCCACCACCGCCACCAGCGACCAGGCCCACGCCGAGTGCCTGGACCTCTACCGCAAGAGCCCCCTGCGCCCCTTGCTCACCGTGCAGACGGTGGACGAGCTGCTGAGCGAGTGA
- a CDS encoding sugar phosphate isomerase/epimerase family protein has product MNQQFSNRLSVSTVWAKARALEAAPHGPGPEAAAILSMLDRLDLDLLELEYRLPGEVVDRLLPEFKTRGWGVSSVHNYAPLPVGVPREKASGDLYNLASPEREERERAVEYTIRTMELASDLEAAAVVLHLGEVSEAADKGVIRRAADAGETTPELAQHLKKRALYAPRHLDAVCFSLERLAERAGPLGVALGLENRYHAYQVPTFDELTLLLKRFAGAPLGLWYDCGHAWVQERAGMQAASDWLEAMGPGLVGCHLHDAQGHDDHQAPGAGDMDWPALCAALGHAPVKVLEVAAGAEAEQMREGAALLAGLFAQVDNHRTKEASA; this is encoded by the coding sequence GTGAATCAGCAATTCAGCAACCGTTTGTCCGTCTCCACGGTCTGGGCCAAGGCCCGGGCCCTGGAGGCCGCCCCTCACGGCCCCGGCCCCGAGGCGGCGGCCATCCTGTCTATGTTGGATCGCCTCGACCTGGATCTGTTGGAGCTGGAATACCGTCTGCCCGGCGAGGTGGTGGATCGCCTGCTGCCCGAGTTCAAGACGCGGGGCTGGGGGGTGTCCAGCGTGCACAACTACGCGCCCCTGCCCGTGGGGGTCCCCCGGGAAAAGGCCAGCGGCGACCTATATAACCTGGCCTCCCCGGAGCGCGAGGAGCGCGAGCGGGCGGTGGAATACACCATCCGGACCATGGAGCTGGCCAGCGACCTGGAGGCCGCGGCGGTGGTGCTGCATCTGGGCGAGGTGAGCGAGGCGGCCGACAAGGGGGTGATCCGCCGGGCGGCCGACGCGGGGGAGACGACCCCGGAGCTGGCCCAGCATCTCAAGAAGCGGGCGCTGTACGCCCCCCGCCACCTGGACGCGGTGTGTTTTTCCCTGGAGCGTCTGGCCGAGCGGGCCGGGCCCCTGGGGGTGGCCCTGGGCCTGGAAAACCGCTACCACGCCTACCAGGTGCCCACTTTTGACGAGCTGACCCTGCTCTTGAAGCGCTTCGCCGGAGCCCCCCTGGGCTTGTGGTACGACTGCGGCCACGCCTGGGTGCAGGAGCGGGCCGGGATGCAGGCGGCCTCGGACTGGCTGGAGGCCATGGGGCCCGGCCTGGTGGGCTGCCATCTGCACGACGCCCAGGGCCACGACGATCATCAGGCCCCTGGTGCCGGGGACATGGATTGGCCCGCCCTGTGCGCGGCCCTGGGCCACGCGCCGGTCAAGGTGCTGGAGGTGGCCGCCGGGGCCGAGGCCGAACAGATGCGCGAGGGCGCGGCGCTGCTGGCCGGGCTTTTCGCCCAGGTCGATAACCATCGGACCAAGGAGGCTTCGGCATGA
- the nifS gene encoding cysteine desulfurase NifS → MDNNATTQAAPEVVAAMLPFFGEYYGNPSSMHNFGGQVGAKVDAARVQVAQLLGASPEEIVFTSCGTESDNTALNSALASQPGKRHIVTTRVEHPAVLNTCQNLAAQGYEVTFLKVDRQGNLDLEAVAEAIREDTALVSVMWANNETGVIFPVPEIAEICAAKGVLFHTDAVQAVGKVPIDLAGSAISMLALSGHKLHAPKGIGVLYIRKGTPFVPFIKGGHQEHGRRAGTENVPYIIGMGKAAELARVRMDEENSKVKALRDRLEAGLLEIEATMVNGDPDRRLPNTSSVSFEYVEGESILLHLSSLGICASSGSACTSGSLEPSHVLRAMGVPFTAAHGSIRFSLSVYNTEADVDHVLEHMPGIIERLRAMSPFWATYQKTACKTPGYVEP, encoded by the coding sequence ATGGACAACAACGCCACCACCCAGGCGGCTCCCGAGGTGGTGGCGGCCATGCTGCCTTTTTTCGGCGAGTACTACGGCAACCCCAGCTCCATGCATAACTTCGGCGGACAGGTGGGCGCCAAGGTGGACGCGGCGCGGGTCCAGGTGGCCCAGCTTTTGGGGGCCTCGCCCGAGGAGATCGTCTTCACCTCCTGCGGCACCGAAAGCGACAACACCGCCCTGAACAGCGCCCTGGCCAGCCAGCCGGGCAAGCGCCACATCGTCACCACCCGGGTGGAGCACCCGGCGGTACTCAACACCTGCCAGAACCTGGCCGCCCAGGGCTATGAGGTCACCTTCCTCAAGGTGGACCGCCAGGGCAACCTGGACCTGGAGGCGGTGGCCGAGGCCATCCGCGAGGACACCGCCCTGGTCAGCGTGATGTGGGCCAACAACGAGACCGGGGTGATTTTCCCGGTGCCCGAGATCGCCGAGATCTGCGCGGCCAAGGGGGTGCTGTTCCATACCGACGCGGTCCAGGCGGTGGGCAAGGTGCCCATCGACCTGGCGGGCAGCGCCATCAGCATGCTGGCCCTGTCGGGCCACAAGCTGCACGCCCCCAAGGGCATCGGGGTGCTCTACATCCGCAAGGGAACCCCCTTCGTGCCCTTCATCAAGGGCGGCCACCAGGAGCACGGCCGGCGGGCGGGCACCGAGAACGTGCCCTACATCATCGGCATGGGCAAGGCGGCCGAGCTGGCCCGCGTTCGCATGGACGAGGAAAACAGCAAGGTCAAGGCCCTTCGGGACCGCCTGGAGGCGGGGCTGCTCGAGATCGAGGCCACCATGGTCAACGGCGACCCGGATCGCCGCCTGCCCAACACCAGCTCGGTGAGCTTCGAGTACGTGGAGGGCGAGTCCATCCTGTTGCACCTGTCGTCCCTGGGCATCTGCGCCAGCAGCGGCAGCGCCTGCACCTCCGGCTCCCTGGAGCCCAGCCATGTGCTCCGGGCCATGGGCGTGCCTTTCACGGCGGCCCACGGCTCCATCCGATTCTCGCTGAGCGTGTACAACACCGAGGCGGACGTGGACCATGTTTTGGAGCACATGCCGGGGATCATCGAGCGCCTCAGGGCCATGAGCCCCTTCTGGGCCACCTACCAGAAGACCGCCTGCAAGACCCCCGGTTACGTGGAGCCGTAA
- the nifU gene encoding Fe-S cluster assembly protein NifU, which produces MWEYTDKVKKYFTEPVNVGEIPDADGVGEVGSLACGDALKLTFKLDEQGRIADAKFQTFGCASAIASSSALTEMVKGMTLEEAEKLTNKDIAEFLGGLPKEKMHCSVMGEEALQAAIRNYKGLEPLPSAEGEVVCQCFGVTDKEIEKVALNNDLHTVEEITNFTKAGGGCGDCQEKIQEILDRLWNTAPQQPVEVTPPAAKKKKLTNIQKMKLIEETLEREVRPALKADGGDIELIDIDGDKVMVSLRGRCSSCAASQATLGQFVQSKLREFVSEDLEVEEVKP; this is translated from the coding sequence ATGTGGGAATACACGGACAAGGTTAAAAAGTACTTCACCGAGCCGGTCAACGTGGGCGAGATACCCGACGCCGACGGAGTGGGCGAGGTGGGCAGCCTGGCTTGCGGCGACGCCCTCAAGCTCACCTTCAAGCTGGACGAGCAGGGCCGCATCGCCGACGCCAAGTTCCAGACCTTCGGCTGCGCCAGCGCCATCGCCTCCAGCAGCGCCCTTACCGAGATGGTCAAGGGCATGACCCTGGAGGAGGCCGAAAAGCTCACCAACAAGGACATCGCCGAGTTCCTGGGCGGCCTGCCCAAGGAAAAGATGCACTGCTCGGTGATGGGCGAGGAGGCCCTGCAGGCGGCCATTCGCAACTACAAGGGCCTGGAGCCCCTGCCCAGCGCCGAGGGCGAGGTGGTGTGCCAGTGCTTCGGGGTCACGGACAAGGAAATCGAGAAGGTGGCCTTGAACAACGACCTGCACACGGTGGAGGAGATCACCAACTTCACCAAGGCGGGCGGCGGCTGCGGCGACTGCCAGGAAAAGATCCAGGAAATCCTGGACCGCCTGTGGAACACCGCGCCCCAGCAACCGGTGGAGGTTACACCTCCGGCGGCCAAGAAAAAGAAGCTCACCAACATCCAGAAGATGAAGCTCATCGAGGAGACCCTGGAGCGCGAGGTGCGCCCGGCGCTCAAAGCCGACGGCGGCGACATCGAGCTCATCGACATCGACGGCGACAAGGTGATGGTCTCCCTTCGGGGGCGCTGCTCCTCCTGCGCGGCCAGCCAGGCCACCCTGGGCCAGTTCGTGCAGAGCAAGCTCCGGGAGTTCGTCAGCGAGGACCTGGAGGTGGAGGAGGTGAAGCCGTGA
- the mce gene encoding methylmalonyl-CoA epimerase, with translation MKVKRLAHIGVAVKDVDEVQKVYTEMLPLELTSTDAVGELRTGFLPVGETNIELVMSTTPEGVMSKYIDKKGEGIHHLAFEVDDVDQAVAELKAKGVPLTSDEARPGAHGSRVVFLHPKATHGVLIELVEYPQDHH, from the coding sequence ATGAAAGTCAAAAGGTTGGCCCATATCGGCGTGGCGGTCAAGGACGTGGACGAGGTGCAGAAGGTCTACACCGAGATGCTCCCCCTGGAGCTGACCTCCACCGACGCGGTGGGCGAGCTGAGGACCGGTTTCCTCCCGGTGGGGGAGACCAACATCGAGTTGGTGATGAGCACCACCCCCGAGGGGGTGATGAGCAAATATATCGATAAAAAGGGCGAAGGCATCCACCACCTGGCTTTCGAGGTGGACGACGTCGACCAGGCGGTGGCCGAGTTGAAGGCCAAGGGGGTTCCCTTGACCAGCGACGAGGCCCGCCCCGGCGCCCACGGCAGCCGGGTGGTGTTCTTGCATCCCAAAGCCACCCACGGGGTTCTCATCGAGCTGGTGGAGTACCCCCAGGACCACCACTAA